The DNA window TACGCTCGGTCATTGCGCTGGCCGCCACGTTCGCCATCGGGTGGTCGTTTGGTTTCCGGATAAACGGCGGCCCAGGCGATTCCGTGCTGTTTGTGATTATCGTCGTGGCGTTCGCGATGGCGGTGTGCCTCGGCGCGGACGCCCTCGGCTCCCGGGCCGGCTCCGTCGAATCGTCGAGCCAATTGTTACTGCTCCCCCAACTGGTCCTGGTGCTGTTGTCCACCGGCATCGCTCCCGCGGAATCATTCCCGGCCTGGCTTGGACCGTTCATTCGCAACCAACCGGTGTCCCAGGTCACCGAGACGCTGCGCGGCCTTTCCGCCGGTGACGTCGCCGGCACGAAGCTGGCCGTGACGTCGGCGTGGTGCCTTGGGTTGCTGGCGGTTTTCGGCGGACTCGCGGTGCGCATGCAGCGGCGCGTCAGCGCGGGAAGTTCGGGCGCGGCCCGGTTCGCCGGCAAGGCGCGTCGGGACGCCATACCGGCGGGAGACCCGGCTGCGGGCCAGCCCGCGATGACGGTGAACACAGATGCGCCGCAAGGGGTGTCGTATGTGACATCGTTGACGGCCTTCGCCAGCCAGAGCGCTTCGGAGGCGGGGCGGCTGCTGCGCCGCTGGCGACGCGACCCGATCGTCGCGGTGCAAGCGCTGTTGTTTCCGACCTTTCTCCTCATCATCTACAAGCTGCTGGTGGGCAAAGCCGTCCTGGCCGTCACCGGACACGACAGCCTGTACGGGCTGGTCCCGATGTGCGCGGTGGTCGGCGCCGTGTTCGGAACTCTCGGAGCCGGTTTGGCGTTGCCATCAGAACGGGAAGCCGGCGTGTTGACCAGGCTGTGGGTGCAGCCGGTTCATCGGGCCAGCACCGTGGCGGGCCGGCTGGTCGCCGAGGCCGCCCGTACCACCACGTCAGCCGTCGTCCTCACCATCTTCGGGATCGCCCTGGGTCTGCGATTCAACTACGGCTGGATCGCAATGCTGGCCTTCGTGCTGGTGCCCGTGGCGATTTCGGCGGGAATGGCGACACTGGTCATCGCCATCGCCGCCCGCGCGGACGGCAAGGCGATGGTGACCTGGCTGGGCGCGGCATGCGTGGTGCTGCTGTTCCTCAACACCGGGGTCGCGCCCGCCCAGGCGTTTCCGGGCTGGCTGCAACCCGTGGTGCGGTTTTCACCCATATCACCGACCATCGAGGCGATGCGCGCGCTCGCGGAGGGCGGGCCGGTGCTGTCGCCGCTGTGGCAGGCCGGGCTGTGGGGCGGTGTACTCGTCGCGGTGTTCGCGCCGGCGGCGGTGCGCGGGTATCGCGCTGCGGCCGAGGCGGGGTGCTAGTGACGAGGCTGGCTCTGCTGGACCAGGCCGCTTTCCTACGGCTGCGCGCCATCGGTCAAGGCAGCACGGTGCAGTGCACGTGGATCTACGATCGCGACGTCAATATCGACGGATTACAGTCCTTTGCAGACAATCTCGGTGCCGGTCTGCTCGGACGCCGGATCGAGCGCTCACCGCTGCCGTTCGGGCGTCACCGCTGGGTAGTCGACCACAGCTCGCCCGAGATCGCATACGAACCACGGCAACCCCGGAGCGAGATCGGACCTTGGCTCGAAAGACGCGCACGCGTGCGGGTGGACCCCGAGCACGGCCCGGCGTTTCACCTCGGCGTCCTGCCGCTCGACGACGGCGGTGCGGCGGTCACCCTGGTGGCATCGCATTGCGTTGTCGACGGACTCGGTATGGCAAGGGCAGTCGCCGAAGCGGTGAAGGGGGAACGACGCAATCTCGGCTATGCACGGCCGAATTCGCGCAGCCGGTGGCGCGCGGTGGTTGAGGATCTGGCTGACGCCGTGGCCGCCCTGCCGGCCGCAATCCGCGCGCTGATCGCGACTCTGGTGATATTGGCCCGGGCATCGTCCGGTCAGCAGGGTCAGTCGCAGGCGCGGCGGCACCTCGTCCCGTTAGACGATGGCGAGAACGCATTGCCGTCGGTGGCAATCCAGATCGACGATGCGGCATGGGAAGCGCGGGCGCGCAGCCTCAACGGAAGTAGCAACTCGCTGTTCATCGCATTCGCGGTCCGCCTGGCGCACCGGATGGGCAGGGTACTGCCCGACGGTAACTCGGTGACCGTCGTGCTTCCGGTCAGCGACCGCACCGCCGACGACGACCGCGCCAACGCGCTGACCTCGATCACGCTCACCGTCGATGGCCGAGCGGTGGCCACCGACTTGGGCGTGGTGCGCGGCGACGTCAAAAGACTGCTGGCATCCATGGTCGAGCGCCCCAACGAAATGCTCGCCGGACTGCCCCTCATCCCCTTCACTCCGCGCTGGTTGGTCCGGCAGGCCGAAGGCATCGCGATGTCGACCGATCAACTGCCGGTGGGCTGCTCCAACCTTGGCCGGTTTGATGCCTCCTTCGGCCGCATCGATGGTGCGGATGCATCCGAGGTGTCCATGCGCCTGGTCGAGCAGGGCATCACCCGCAGCCGCATCGAGCAGACGCACGGCCAATTGTTCTGCAGCACAGGAACGATCAACGGCAGCCGGTTTGTCGACGTCATTGCCTACCACAGCGGCTCTGACAATACCGCGACCGCTACGCGCGAGCTGGTGTGTAGCGCGCTGGCCGAACTGCAGCTGCCCGCCACCAACATCCGCGAGGGCCGGACTTGACCGTGGACGCGGGCCTTGCGGTGAAGGAACATACCCGGCCTCATCTTCTGTACGGCGGTGCCGGCGTGGCGATTGCGGCTTGGTCGGCCGTGGTGCTGTGGTTCGCGATCAAGGTCGTCCCGCTTGACGTCTACTGGATGTCGTATTACACGGCCGACTACCGAGAGGGCTTTGTCCGCCGCGGGCTCGCCGGTGAGCTGGTTCATTTGGTCCCGGGACACTACTTCGCGGCCACGCTCGGTCTGCGGTGGCTGTCCACGGCGATCTACCTATGCGGCTTGGCGACGGTCGCTGGTGTGGTGCTGTTCGGCCGTCATCGGTCGAAGCGCCGGCTCCTGGTTGCGATGGTGATTCCGCTGCTGCCGTTCGGTGTTCCGTTTGCGGCCTTTTCGGCTCGACCGGACTTGTTCGGTGGCGCGGCGCTGGCGCTGTTCAGCTCGGCGTTGGTGTTCGCACGTTCGCGCGCTGTCGCGATGGGGTGTTGCGTGGCCTACGGTGTCGCTATCGCCGTGCTGACGCTGGTGCACGAGGCGATAGGGCTGCAGTTCGCGCTGGGCGCCGTGCTGGCGATCCTCGTCCTGGGCGGTGCGCTGGGAAACAGGCAGCGTCTTGGCGTGCTGGCGGCCGTGACGCCGGGGGTTCTCGTCGCGGCTGTGGTGGCGGCGTTCGGTCGTCACCACATCGCCTCCCGACTATGTGCGGCCGTACCGCATCATCTGATGGCCAACCCGTTCGCCACGGTCACGTCGCCGCGGACGCTGATGCGCTTCGTGATTGACGGCAAGGCCAGTCAGACTGACTATCACGACTGGGTGTGCCGCAACGTGATGCCGTACTACGACAACGGAATCGTGGACGCCATCCGCACCGTGGGCGACATCGGCGCACTCGGCCTCACCGTCTCGTTGATTTTCGGTGCGGCAGCCGCCGCGGTGACGATGTGGGGGCTGAGCGAACTTTCGGGGGTACCGCTGCCTGCGTTCGTCGAGGCGCTGCAGGGCCGGATGGCCTGGGTTGCCGCCGGCGTGCTGTTGATCGTCCCGGTGTTCCTCACCGGCTACGACTGGACCCGCTGGCTGACCATCGTGGCGTTCGACGTCGCGATCGTGTTCGTTCTCTTCGCGGCGCGTCGACCGGAGATCGAGCAAGAGCCCACACCAAAGACGTTGCGGCTGTTCATTCTTCTCGTCACCGGTTTCGCGCTGATCCCGGTGGGCGCCGTTCCGGGTTTCGGCGGACCGCGAATGGTCTGACCGGCGACACCTGCTCGGCGGGGACGGGTCACTGATCATTAGCGACCATGGTTTACCGCTACGCGCGGGAATTTTTCGGCGCTCGGAGTTCAACAGGGCACCTCTTAGACCGCGAGCCTGCAATACGTCAATTGTGGCGGGCCTCAACGGTTCGCCTGCCTGCAAACCCATCGTTCGCGATACCGACCGGCACTCTCCGGACGGTATCGTATTGTCACAACTCGACTCGGATCGCCCGCTCCGGGCAGCTCGCCGCACCCTCGATGGCCTTCTCCAGCAGGCTGGCGTCGACGTGGGGCTTGACGACAACGCAGTAGCCCTCGGAATCGGGTTGGTATATCTCTGGCGCATGGGAGTAGCACACACCCCATCCCATACAGCGATTCCGGTTGACGACCACTCGGACCAACTCGCTTTCGTCCATCTGGGCCGCAGCGAAGCGGGTGCGCACGTGATCCTGTGTGGCTGGGGTCAGTCCCCGTTTGGTGATGAGGTTGACCGCGCGATCTACCAGCTGAGCGTTGGTGGCAGCCCGGAATACCAACGGGCAATCCCCGATTCCCACTCGAATGCCCAGCCCACGGTCCAACGCATGCTCCCAAAGCTCTTGACAAAGTTCGGCGGAGCTCATCGCATACGGCACGACGACGATTTCGTGATCGATCCACTTTGGGATACGGGAGACCAGATAGTCGATGGTGCCGGGATCCGGATCGCTATAGGACACCCAACGATCGGAAAAGAATAGCTTGATGTTCAGTGGCTGCCTCAAGATACCGATGCGGGCGGCCAGGATCACCCAACGTAAGTCGACCGCGTTGAACACAGCGATGCTGGGTACCAGTCCCAGCTTGGTGAACCGATCGAGTTCGGGCGGATACGATGGATGTGAACCGTTCAGGCATTCGGAGTCGAAATCAACTGCCTCGAACTGGTTCTCGTCTTCCGACCACAAGACGCGCTTAACGTGCCGAGCCGGGTCGAATGGCGCGAGCAATAACCCGGTACCGGCCGGCGGGCGCTCGGCCAACGCCCAGATGTGCTCGAAGCTACTGGCGTAGCTGGGGTAGGCCAGCGCGTCAACCTCGCGGGCCGCAGAGGCCAAGATGGTGCGTGAAACCTCGTCGTCGGCCCAGGCTTGCCGACCGTCGTCGTAGCGGGCATGGTAATGGACCGCGGTTGCTCCGTGCTGAATGCACTCCACCACATCGCGTGCTGTCTCTTTAACGCCGTAGGGCACATTCGGGTTTTCGTCTTTACTGGCCCCCTCGTTCACCCCGACTTCGAGGTGCACCCTGCCGTCATCGCGAAAACTCACAACTTGCTGCCTTTCTTTGCAGGTATCCGTAGCCGGTATTCGGCTTGAAGCAGTCAGCGGATGGCGCGAACGGTTCACATCATCGAGTCCGATGCTGCCGCGCAGATTGGTCGCCGGTCATCCAACGGCAACTCGGTAGCGAATTGAGAGGTGCGCTCCGGCCTTGCGCACCGGTGCCTTACCATGCGGGAATATCGCGGAAGTACCACTGTCAACAGTTCTTTCGGAATGGTATCGCGTGGCCGCCTCAGTTCGAATTACCAGGTCAACGAGGGACGAGCCGGTGCGGCGGCCAACCATCTGGCTCGCGTTCCCCGACCACCAGCCGGCCTTACTGGGCGGACTCGGACGGCATTAAGGTTGCACGTCAAGCACTTTGGCGATCGCGGCAAAGCACATCGGAGTGGGCCCCGCCTTCGATACCCGCAGAACATCGCGGCGGCGACCGGACGGCATCCTCGCGTGACATGGCAATCGCGCTCACGCTCACTGAGGGTCTTGCTCGGGCAGACTGGCAACCAGCGGTGTGTCGACGCCGAGCGCACCCATCTTGGCCGCCCCGCCCGGTGACCCCAGGGGCTCGTCACGGCCACTAAGGGTTTCGGTGAAGAACGCCGCGTTGTCCGCTTGATAAGGCTGCAATTCCTCGGGCAGGTCGTCCTCGTAGTAGATGGCCTCAACGGGGCAAACGGGTTCGCACGCCCCACAATCCACGCACTCGTCAGGATGGATGTACAGTGCCCTGCCGCCCTCGTAAATGCAGTCCACCGGGCACTCCTCCACGCATGCCCGGTCCATTACGTCAACGCATGGCTTCCCGATCACATATGCCATGAGGTAGAGTTTACACAAGTGCGTTTGTATAAACTAGACGGAGTGTGAGCTCCCCATGATTGACAGGGAAACCTACTTTCTGCGCCCGCAGGATGATCACGACGCCGACAAACAGCCTGATTCGTTGCCGAGCGCCGCGGCCACTAGCCCGTGCGATGGTCAAAACGCCACGCTGAAAGGCGGCGTCGGCGATCAGAGCCATGACCCGGGCTATCGCTCAGAATTGCTCCTGGCCGAGAACATCGTCGACCCGGAGACCTGGGCCGGCGGGATGGAAGACAAGCGGGCGATCGCACCGCGTCTACGCGTCGGTCGTGACAGATGGTTAAATCTGTTGTGGCTCATTCCTATTGGGTTCATTTTGCTGCTCGCTGCGGTGGCGGCGGGCAAAGGCCTGCACAACATGCCGGCGGTGCAGGCATTCATCCAGAGGTATCCGGGCACCCCGCCGCCTTCCGGGATGAGCCCGGGTATCCCCGCCTGGGTGGGCTGGACGCACTTCTTCAACCTGTTCCTGATGATCTTCATCATCCGCTCCGGAATTCAGATCCTGTGCGACCATCCCCGGCTTTACTTCAGCCGCAATTCCACCCCGGGTAAGGACGAGTGGCTGCGGGTGGCAAAGCCCGTGCCGGATGACCCGCTGTGGACCGCCAAGGACGACTCAGTCGGCCTGCCCGGTCAATTGGGGCTACCGGGAATTCGTCACTCGATCGGACTAGCACGATGGTGGCACCTTGGCATAGACGTCTTGTGGTTACTCAACGGGGCGGTCTTCTACGTGCTGTTGTTCGTTACCGGCCAATGGCGGCACGTCGTGCCGACCAGCTGGGACGTCTTTCCCAATGCGGCATCGGTTGCGATCCAATACCTATCGCTGAACTGGCCGACGGACAACACGTGGGTTGCCTACAACGCACTGCAGCTGCTGGCGTACTTCACCACCGTCTTCATCGCCGCACCGCTCGCAGTCATTACCGGTCTCGGCATGTCGCCCGCCCTCTCGATGCGTTTCACGACGATCAGTAAGAGGTTGAGCATCCAGGCCGCCCGCTCACTGCATTTCCTGGTGCTGGTGTATTTCCTGTTGTTCATCGTCGTCCACGTCACGTTCGTCTTCACTACCGACGCATTGCGCAACCTCAACCACATGTTCGCGGCCCGCGACGACAACGGCTGGGTCGGCTTCGCGATCTTCAGCGTGGCTATGACGGTCGTCATCGTCGGCTGGGTGGCCGCCACGCCGCTCACCTATCGCCACCCCCGCGTGGTGCAACGGGTCGGCTACGCGCTCGTCGGGCCGCTGCAGCGGCTATTCGAGCACACCAACCCCAGGCCGGGTGCGTTCACCGACGAGGAGATCTCACCGTACTTGTGGCACAACGGCACCTACCCGGAAAGCGTTGAATACAAAGAATTAGAAAATAACAACTTCGTGGGTTGGCGGCTGCGCGTCTACGGCCTCGTCGAGCATCCGACCGAGTTCTCCCTGGCCGACTTGCATGAGCTGCCCTACCACGAACAAATCACCCAACACTTCTGCATCCAGGGCTGGTCGGGCGTCGCCAAATGGGGTGGCGTGTCGATGCAGACGATCATGGATATCGTCAAACCGTTGCCCGAGGCCAAATGGGTGGTGTTCTACTCACTGGGCGCCGGGGCGGATGGCGGAATCTACTACGTCGCACATCCGATCGAGCAGATGAGCCACCACCTGACCATGCTGGCCTACGACATGAACGACGAACCGGTGAGCTACGGCCACGGCGCGCCGTTGCGGCTGCGCAACGAGCTCCAGCACGGCTTCCGGCATGTGAAGTGGATCAAGGGCATTGAGTTCATCGCACACTACTCAGAGCTGGGAAGCGGCTACGGCGGCTACAACGAAGACCACGAATACTTCGGACGTCACCAAACAATCTGACGCGCGCGGGGACTACCGGCGCCATCGGTCAAGGCGGAAGCCTTCCCTACCGCGCACACATGAGCTAGAGTTTATACAAGTCCGATTGTAAAAATGCGGGAGGGCGCTAAGCCCATGGCCGACAAGGAACTCGACGTGCGGCGGCAGCCCATGTCCGAGCTGCCGCGAGCCTCGACGAACACCGCCGATATCGCGGACCG is part of the Mycobacterium mantenii genome and encodes:
- a CDS encoding ABC transporter permease, whose translation is MSALVALTLRTMAASRRDADLLFAALAPVGCFLGFTLVLGGLIHTGSMTYSQYVLPVVIVQAMLFGAMTTADRAARDRLSGFGSRLRTLPVSAAVPLAARMLYCFIRSVIALAATFAIGWSFGFRINGGPGDSVLFVIIVVAFAMAVCLGADALGSRAGSVESSSQLLLLPQLVLVLLSTGIAPAESFPAWLGPFIRNQPVSQVTETLRGLSAGDVAGTKLAVTSAWCLGLLAVFGGLAVRMQRRVSAGSSGAARFAGKARRDAIPAGDPAAGQPAMTVNTDAPQGVSYVTSLTAFASQSASEAGRLLRRWRRDPIVAVQALLFPTFLLIIYKLLVGKAVLAVTGHDSLYGLVPMCAVVGAVFGTLGAGLALPSEREAGVLTRLWVQPVHRASTVAGRLVAEAARTTTSAVVLTIFGIALGLRFNYGWIAMLAFVLVPVAISAGMATLVIAIAARADGKAMVTWLGAACVVLLFLNTGVAPAQAFPGWLQPVVRFSPISPTIEAMRALAEGGPVLSPLWQAGLWGGVLVAVFAPAAVRGYRAAAEAGC
- a CDS encoding 3-keto-5-aminohexanoate cleavage protein — encoded protein: MNRSRHPLTASSRIPATDTCKERQQVVSFRDDGRVHLEVGVNEGASKDENPNVPYGVKETARDVVECIQHGATAVHYHARYDDGRQAWADDEVSRTILASAAREVDALAYPSYASSFEHIWALAERPPAGTGLLLAPFDPARHVKRVLWSEDENQFEAVDFDSECLNGSHPSYPPELDRFTKLGLVPSIAVFNAVDLRWVILAARIGILRQPLNIKLFFSDRWVSYSDPDPGTIDYLVSRIPKWIDHEIVVVPYAMSSAELCQELWEHALDRGLGIRVGIGDCPLVFRAATNAQLVDRAVNLITKRGLTPATQDHVRTRFAAAQMDESELVRVVVNRNRCMGWGVCYSHAPEIYQPDSEGYCVVVKPHVDASLLEKAIEGAASCPERAIRVEL
- the fdxA gene encoding ferredoxin, giving the protein MAYVIGKPCVDVMDRACVEECPVDCIYEGGRALYIHPDECVDCGACEPVCPVEAIYYEDDLPEELQPYQADNAAFFTETLSGRDEPLGSPGGAAKMGALGVDTPLVASLPEQDPQ
- a CDS encoding molybdopterin-dependent oxidoreductase yields the protein MIDRETYFLRPQDDHDADKQPDSLPSAAATSPCDGQNATLKGGVGDQSHDPGYRSELLLAENIVDPETWAGGMEDKRAIAPRLRVGRDRWLNLLWLIPIGFILLLAAVAAGKGLHNMPAVQAFIQRYPGTPPPSGMSPGIPAWVGWTHFFNLFLMIFIIRSGIQILCDHPRLYFSRNSTPGKDEWLRVAKPVPDDPLWTAKDDSVGLPGQLGLPGIRHSIGLARWWHLGIDVLWLLNGAVFYVLLFVTGQWRHVVPTSWDVFPNAASVAIQYLSLNWPTDNTWVAYNALQLLAYFTTVFIAAPLAVITGLGMSPALSMRFTTISKRLSIQAARSLHFLVLVYFLLFIVVHVTFVFTTDALRNLNHMFAARDDNGWVGFAIFSVAMTVVIVGWVAATPLTYRHPRVVQRVGYALVGPLQRLFEHTNPRPGAFTDEEISPYLWHNGTYPESVEYKELENNNFVGWRLRVYGLVEHPTEFSLADLHELPYHEQITQHFCIQGWSGVAKWGGVSMQTIMDIVKPLPEAKWVVFYSLGAGADGGIYYVAHPIEQMSHHLTMLAYDMNDEPVSYGHGAPLRLRNELQHGFRHVKWIKGIEFIAHYSELGSGYGGYNEDHEYFGRHQTI